From a single Rutidosis leptorrhynchoides isolate AG116_Rl617_1_P2 chromosome 5, CSIRO_AGI_Rlap_v1, whole genome shotgun sequence genomic region:
- the LOC139846541 gene encoding probable prolyl 4-hydroxylase 7, protein MVFRVLLFPYFLCFILFFPNFSIQSSSLRKMRESVIRLPNGDSYGHPFDPTRVTQISWHPRAFLYRNFLTDAECDHLIQLAKDKLEKSMVADNESGKSIESEVRTSSGMFLNKAQDKVVAGVESRISAWTFLPVENGESMQILHYEHGQKYEPHWDYFHDKANQALGGHRIATVLMYLSKVQKGGETVFPESEIKESQPKANEDWSECAKKGYAVKPRKGDALLFFSLHPNATTDVLSLHGSCPVIEGEKWSATKWIHVRNFDKSDNTSDGCKDENINCPAWAAVGECKKNPVYMVGSNQSLGYCRKSCKVC, encoded by the exons ATGGTTTTTCGGGTTTTATTGTTTCCTTACTTCCTCTGTTTCATCTTGTTCTTCCCCAATTTCTCAATTCAGTCTTCAAGTTTACGCAAAAT gCGTGAATCAGTGATTAGATTGCCAAATGGTGATTCATATGGGCACCCATTTGATCCCACTCGGGTCACCCAAATATCGTGGCATCCAAG GGCATTTTTGTATAGAAACTTTTTAACAGATGCAGAGTGTGATCATCTAATTCAACTT GCAAAGGATAAGCTTGAGAAATCTATGGTTGCTGATAATGAATCTGGTAAAAGTATAGAAAGTGAAGTTCGAACAAGCTCTGGCATGTTTCTTAACAAAGCTCAG GATAAAGTAGTTGCAGGTGTTGAATCAAGGATTTCTGCCTGGACGTTTCTTCCGGTTGAAAACGGAGAGTCAATGCAAATATTACATTATGAACATGGTCAAAAGTATGAGCCACATTGGGATTACTTTCATGACAAGGCTAATCAAGCATTGGGTGGTCATAGGATTGCAACCGTACTTATGTATCTGTCTAAGGTACAAAAAGGCGGGGAGACGGTGTTTCCGGAGTCCGAG ATAAAAGAATCTCAACCAAAAGCTAATGAAGATTGGTCTGAATGTGCCAAAAAAGGTTATGCAG TAAAACCAAGAAAGGGTGATGCATTATTGTTCTTTAGTCTTCATCCTAACGCTACAACTGATGTGTTGAGCTTGCATGGAAGTTGCCCAGTCATCGAAGGCGAGAAATGGTCTGCCACAAAATGGATACATGTCAGGAACTTCGACAAATCGGACAACACGAGTGACGGTTGCAAAGATGAAAACATAAACTGCCCGGCTTGGGCTGCTGTTGGCGAATGCAAAAAGAATCCTGTTTATATGGTTGGGTCAAATCAAAGTCTCGGGTATTGTCGAAAGAGTTGCAAAGTATGTTAG